Proteins found in one Pseudomonas mosselii genomic segment:
- a CDS encoding aldehyde dehydrogenase: MTTLTRADWEQRAQQLKIEGRAFINGEYTDAASGETFDCLSPVDGRFLAKVASCDLADANRAVDNARAVFESGVWSRLAPAKRKAKLIRFADLLRKHVEELALLETLDMGKPISDSSSIDIPGAAQAIHWTAEAIDKVYDEVAPTPHDQLGLVTREPVGVVGAIVPWNFPLLMACWKLGPALATGNSIVLKPSEKSPLTAIRIAQLAIEAGIPAGVLNVLPGYGHTVGKALALHMDVDTLVFTGSTKIAKQLMVYAGESNMKRVWLEAGGKSPNIVFADAPDLQAAAEAAASAIAFNQGEVCTAGSRLLVERSIKDKFLPMVVEALKAWKPGNPLDPATTVGALVDTQQMNTVLSYIDAGHQDGAKLLAGGKRILEETGGTYVEPTIFDGVTNAMKIAKEEIFGPVLSVITFDTAEEAIAIANDTPYGLAAGIWTADISKAHKTARAVRAGSVWVNQYDGGDMTAPFGGFKQSGNGRDKSLHALEKYTELKATWIKL, encoded by the coding sequence ATGACCACCCTGACTCGTGCGGACTGGGAACAGCGTGCCCAGCAACTGAAGATCGAAGGCCGAGCCTTCATCAACGGCGAATACACCGATGCCGCCTCCGGTGAAACCTTCGACTGCCTGAGCCCGGTGGACGGACGCTTCCTGGCCAAGGTCGCCAGCTGCGACCTGGCCGACGCCAACCGCGCTGTCGACAACGCCCGCGCCGTGTTCGAATCCGGTGTCTGGTCGCGCCTGGCCCCGGCCAAGCGCAAGGCCAAGCTGATCCGCTTCGCCGACCTGCTGCGCAAGCACGTCGAGGAGTTGGCCCTGCTCGAAACCCTCGACATGGGCAAGCCGATCAGTGACTCCTCCTCCATCGACATTCCGGGCGCGGCCCAGGCCATCCACTGGACTGCCGAAGCCATCGACAAAGTCTACGACGAAGTCGCCCCGACCCCGCATGATCAATTGGGCTTGGTGACCCGTGAGCCAGTGGGTGTGGTCGGTGCCATCGTGCCGTGGAACTTCCCGCTGCTGATGGCCTGCTGGAAGCTGGGCCCGGCCCTGGCCACCGGTAACTCCATCGTCCTGAAACCATCGGAAAAGTCGCCGCTGACCGCCATTCGCATCGCCCAGCTGGCCATCGAGGCCGGTATCCCGGCGGGCGTGCTGAACGTGCTGCCAGGCTACGGCCACACCGTGGGCAAGGCCCTGGCCCTGCACATGGACGTGGACACCCTGGTGTTCACCGGCTCCACCAAGATCGCCAAGCAGCTGATGGTCTACGCGGGCGAGTCGAACATGAAGCGCGTCTGGCTGGAAGCCGGCGGCAAGAGCCCGAACATCGTCTTCGCCGACGCCCCTGACCTGCAGGCTGCTGCCGAGGCCGCCGCCAGCGCCATCGCCTTCAACCAGGGCGAAGTCTGCACCGCGGGTTCGCGCCTGCTGGTCGAGCGTTCGATCAAGGACAAGTTCCTGCCCATGGTGGTCGAGGCCCTCAAGGCCTGGAAGCCGGGCAACCCGCTGGACCCGGCGACCACCGTCGGCGCGCTGGTCGATACCCAGCAGATGAACACCGTGCTGTCGTACATCGATGCCGGTCATCAGGATGGCGCCAAGCTGCTGGCCGGTGGCAAGCGCATCCTCGAAGAGACCGGTGGCACCTATGTCGAGCCGACCATCTTCGACGGCGTGACCAACGCCATGAAGATCGCCAAGGAAGAGATCTTCGGCCCGGTGCTGTCGGTGATCACCTTCGACACCGCCGAGGAAGCCATCGCCATTGCCAACGACACGCCGTATGGCCTGGCCGCCGGCATCTGGACCGCGGACATCTCCAAGGCCCACAAGACCGCCCGCGCCGTGCGCGCCGGCAGCGTCTGGGTCAATCAGTACGACGGCGGCGACATGACCGCGCCGTTCGGCGGCTTCAAGCAGTCGGGCAACGGCCGTGACAAGTCGCTGCACGCGTTGGAGAAATACACCGAGTTGAAGGCGACCTGGATCAAGCTGTAA
- the dadA gene encoding D-amino acid dehydrogenase — translation MRVLVLGSGVIGTASAYYLARQGFEVTVVDRQPAVAMETSFANAGQISPGYASPWAAPGVPLKAIKWLLERHAPLAIKLTGDVDQYLWMAQMLRNCTASRYAVNKERMVRLSEYSRDCLDELRAETGIAYENRSLGTTQLFRTQAQVDAAAKDIAVLEQSGVPYELLDRDGIARVEPALAGVKDILAGALRLPNDQTGDCQLFTTKLAEMAIKLGVEFRFGQDIQRLDFAGDRINGVWIDGKLETADRYVLALGSYSPQLLKPLGIKAPVYPLKGYSLTVPITNGDMAPTSTILDETYKVAITRFDNRIRVGGMAEIAGFDLSLNPRRRETLEMIVNDLYPRGGDLSQASFWTGLRPATPDGTPIVGATKFRNLFLNTGHGTLGWTMACGSGRLLADLIARKKPQISAEGLDISRYGNSREIAKHGQPAPAHQ, via the coding sequence ATGCGAGTTCTGGTACTTGGTAGCGGTGTGATCGGTACCGCCAGTGCCTACTATCTGGCCCGGCAAGGTTTCGAGGTCACGGTGGTCGATCGCCAGCCGGCGGTGGCCATGGAAACCAGTTTCGCCAACGCAGGCCAGATCTCGCCCGGCTATGCCTCGCCCTGGGCCGCCCCGGGCGTGCCGCTCAAGGCCATCAAGTGGCTGCTGGAGCGCCACGCGCCCCTGGCCATCAAGCTGACCGGCGACGTCGACCAGTACCTGTGGATGGCGCAGATGCTGCGCAACTGCACCGCCAGCCGCTACGCGGTGAACAAGGAGCGCATGGTGCGCCTGTCCGAGTACAGCCGCGACTGCCTCGACGAGCTGCGCGCTGAGACCGGCATCGCCTACGAAAACCGCAGCCTGGGCACCACCCAGCTGTTCCGCACCCAGGCCCAGGTGGACGCCGCGGCCAAGGATATCGCCGTACTGGAACAGTCCGGCGTTCCCTACGAGCTGCTCGACCGCGACGGCATCGCCCGTGTCGAGCCGGCCCTGGCCGGGGTGAAGGACATCCTCGCCGGTGCCCTGCGCCTGCCCAACGACCAGACCGGCGATTGCCAGCTGTTCACCACCAAGCTCGCCGAAATGGCCATCAAGCTGGGCGTCGAGTTCCGTTTTGGTCAGGATATCCAACGCCTGGACTTCGCCGGTGACCGCATCAACGGCGTATGGATCGACGGCAAGCTGGAAACCGCCGACCGCTACGTGCTGGCCCTGGGCAGCTATTCGCCGCAACTGCTCAAACCACTGGGCATCAAGGCCCCGGTCTATCCGCTCAAGGGCTACTCGCTGACCGTGCCGATCACCAATGGCGACATGGCGCCGACTTCGACCATCCTGGACGAGACCTACAAGGTCGCCATAACCCGTTTCGACAACCGCATCCGCGTTGGCGGCATGGCCGAGATTGCCGGTTTTGACCTGTCGCTGAACCCGCGTCGACGCGAAACGCTGGAGATGATCGTCAACGACCTTTATCCTCGCGGCGGCGACCTGAGCCAGGCGAGCTTCTGGACCGGCCTGCGCCCGGCCACCCCGGACGGTACCCCGATCGTCGGGGCGACCAAGTTCCGTAACCTGTTCCTCAACACCGGTCACGGCACCCTGGGCTGGACCATGGCCTGCGGTTCCGGTCGCCTGCTGGCAGACCTGATCGCGCGCAAGAAGCCGCAGATCAGTGCCGAAGGCCTGGACATCTCGCGTTATGGCAACAGCCGCGAGATCGCCAAGCACGGGCAGCCGGCGCCTGCGCATCAGTAA
- a CDS encoding cupin domain-containing protein has protein sequence MSIASIVDFAQVLTEAERYRPAAEKILKGEPDQAVYNHYSSPCGQFAAGVWEGEVGQWTVNYTEHEYCEIVQGVSVLRDQEGNAKTLRTGDRFVIPAGFKGTWEVLEPCRKIYVLFEQK, from the coding sequence ATGAGCATCGCCAGTATCGTCGACTTCGCCCAAGTTCTCACCGAGGCCGAACGCTACCGCCCGGCGGCGGAGAAAATCCTTAAGGGCGAGCCTGACCAGGCTGTCTACAACCATTATTCCAGCCCTTGCGGCCAGTTCGCCGCCGGGGTCTGGGAAGGCGAGGTGGGCCAGTGGACAGTGAACTACACCGAACACGAGTACTGCGAAATCGTCCAGGGTGTTTCGGTGCTGCGCGACCAGGAAGGCAACGCCAAGACCCTGCGTACCGGTGATCGGTTCGTTATCCCGGCCGGCTTCAAGGGCACCTGGGAAGTGCTGGAGCCGTGCCGCAAGATCTATGTGCTGTTCGAGCAGAAGTAA
- the dadR gene encoding transcriptional regulator DadR: MRTQHQSKRELDKIDRNILRILQNDGRISFTELGEKVGLSTTPCTERVRRLEREGIIMGYNARLNPQHLKGSLLVFVEISLDYKSGDTFEEFRRAVLKLPHVLECHLVSGDFDYLVKARISEMASYRKLLGDILLKLPHVRESKSYIVMEEVKESLCLPIPD; the protein is encoded by the coding sequence ATGAGAACCCAGCACCAGAGCAAACGTGAACTGGACAAGATCGACCGCAACATCCTGCGGATCCTGCAGAATGACGGGCGTATTTCCTTCACAGAACTGGGCGAAAAGGTCGGACTGTCCACCACCCCCTGCACCGAACGCGTGCGGCGCCTGGAGCGCGAGGGGATCATCATGGGCTACAACGCCCGGCTCAATCCGCAGCACCTGAAGGGCAGCCTGCTGGTATTCGTCGAGATCAGCCTGGACTATAAGTCCGGCGACACCTTCGAGGAATTCCGCCGCGCCGTGCTCAAGCTGCCGCACGTGCTGGAGTGCCACCTGGTGTCGGGCGACTTCGACTACCTGGTGAAGGCGCGGATCTCGGAGATGGCCTCGTACCGCAAGCTGCTCGGCGACATCCTGCTCAAACTGCCCCATGTGCGCGAGTCGAAGAGTTACATCGTGATGGAAGAGGTGAAAGAGAGCCTGTGCCTGCCGATCCCGGACTGA
- the rpmB gene encoding 50S ribosomal protein L28, with amino-acid sequence MSRVCQVTGKGPVTGNNISHANNKTRRRFLPNLQHHRFWVESEKRFVRLRVSAKGMRVIDKRGIDVVLAELRARGEKF; translated from the coding sequence ATGTCGAGAGTCTGTCAAGTTACTGGTAAGGGTCCAGTAACCGGGAACAACATTTCCCACGCAAACAACAAAACCCGTCGTCGTTTCCTGCCGAACCTGCAGCACCACCGTTTCTGGGTTGAGTCCGAGAAGCGTTTCGTGCGTCTGCGCGTATCCGCCAAAGGCATGCGCGTCATTGACAAGCGTGGTATCGACGTAGTGCTGGCCGAGCTGCGCGCTCGCGGCGAAAAGTTCTAA
- a CDS encoding YkgJ family cysteine cluster protein, whose product MSCNRHKIHFLRELIPSFECESGCHDCCGPVTTSAEEMARLPRKTQAEQDAALERLDCVHLGPNGCTVYAERPMICRLFGTTPRLACPRGRGPAQPIEPAAEQLVHQFIATTRQVLV is encoded by the coding sequence ATGTCCTGCAACCGCCACAAGATCCACTTCCTGCGCGAACTCATTCCCTCGTTCGAGTGCGAGTCCGGCTGCCATGACTGCTGCGGCCCGGTCACCACGTCCGCCGAGGAAATGGCCCGTCTGCCGCGCAAGACCCAGGCCGAGCAGGACGCCGCCCTGGAGCGGCTGGACTGCGTGCACCTGGGCCCGAACGGCTGTACGGTCTATGCAGAGCGCCCGATGATCTGCCGCCTGTTCGGTACCACCCCGCGCCTGGCCTGCCCCCGTGGCCGAGGACCGGCGCAACCCATCGAGCCTGCGGCCGAGCAACTGGTCCATCAGTTCATCGCCACGACCCGTCAGGTGCTGGTCTGA
- a CDS encoding MFS transporter, translating to MRWGTYFAVLASVLSVGLALGVSMPLVSLRLEGWGYGGFAIGVMAAMPALGVLVGAAVASRLAGWLGVPAAMRLCLWGGAASIALVALLPSYPLWLLLRLMIGMSLTVVFILGESWINQLVVEQWRGRLVALYGSSYALSQLAGPLVLGFLGSDDDFGFWAATGLLLVAPLILLGRGGAPTTEACSVTFSDLFGFCRRLPVIAWAIALFAAFEAMILTLLPVYCLQQGFTTEVALFMVSTVVVGDAVLQLPIGALADRMSRRTLFSGCALALLVSSLAIPLLLHTPVIWPLWVLFGASAGGLFTLSLVLIGERYRDDELVRANAHVAQLWGIGCLLGPLLAGAGSQWISGHALPLLMAVGAAGLVVLTRRRDAFEPASA from the coding sequence ATGCGTTGGGGAACCTACTTTGCCGTCCTGGCGTCGGTGCTCAGTGTCGGGCTCGCCCTCGGCGTGAGCATGCCGCTGGTGTCCTTGCGCCTGGAGGGCTGGGGCTACGGCGGGTTCGCCATCGGTGTGATGGCAGCGATGCCGGCGCTGGGCGTGCTGGTGGGGGCCGCGGTGGCCAGCCGCCTGGCCGGCTGGCTCGGTGTGCCTGCAGCGATGCGCCTGTGCTTGTGGGGCGGCGCGGCGTCCATTGCCCTGGTCGCGCTGCTGCCCAGCTACCCCTTGTGGCTGCTGCTGCGCCTGATGATCGGCATGTCGCTGACCGTGGTGTTCATCCTCGGCGAAAGCTGGATCAACCAACTGGTGGTCGAGCAATGGCGCGGACGGCTGGTGGCGCTGTATGGCAGCAGCTATGCCCTGAGCCAGCTGGCCGGGCCGCTGGTGCTGGGTTTCCTCGGCTCGGACGACGACTTCGGTTTCTGGGCAGCGACCGGCCTGCTGCTGGTTGCGCCTTTGATTTTGCTGGGTCGGGGAGGGGCGCCAACCACCGAGGCGTGCAGCGTGACCTTCAGTGACCTGTTCGGCTTCTGCCGACGATTGCCGGTGATCGCCTGGGCCATCGCGCTGTTCGCGGCGTTCGAGGCGATGATCCTGACGCTGCTGCCGGTGTACTGCCTGCAGCAAGGGTTCACCACGGAGGTGGCGTTGTTCATGGTCAGCACCGTGGTGGTGGGCGACGCGGTGCTGCAATTGCCGATTGGCGCTCTGGCCGATCGCATGTCGCGGCGCACGCTGTTCAGTGGCTGCGCGCTGGCCTTGCTGGTTTCCAGCTTGGCGATCCCCTTGCTGTTGCACACACCGGTCATCTGGCCGCTGTGGGTGTTGTTCGGTGCCAGTGCGGGAGGCTTGTTCACCCTGTCGCTGGTGCTCATCGGCGAGCGCTACCGGGATGACGAACTGGTGCGGGCCAACGCCCATGTGGCGCAGCTGTGGGGCATTGGTTGCCTGCTCGGGCCGTTGCTGGCCGGGGCGGGGAGCCAGTGGATCAGTGGACACGCGCTGCCGTTGCTGATGGCGGTGGGGGCGGCGGGGTTGGTGGTGCTGACCCGGCGGCGGGATGCCTTCGAGCCGGCGTCGGCCTGA
- a CDS encoding NAD(P)/FAD-dependent oxidoreductase produces the protein MVHSAQHAASYYAASSAPHPDHPFLQGEHSADVCIVGGGYSGLNTAIELAERGLSVILLEARKLGWGASGRNGGQLIRGVGHGLEQFLPVIGEEGVRSMKLMGLEAVEIVRDRVEHHGIDCDLTWGYCDLANKPAELEGFAEDAEELRNLGYRHELRLVQPGDMHSVVGSGRYVGGLVDMGSGHLHPLNLALGEAAVASRLGVGLYEQSEVTRIDYGPEVKVHTAQGRVRAKTLVLCCNAYHNDLNRELGGKVLPAGSYIIATEPLGEERARQLLPQNMAVCDQRVALDYYRLSADQRLLFGGACHYSGRDPQDIAAYMRPKMLKVFPQLADVRIDYQWGGMIGIGANRLPQIGRLASQPNVYYAQAYSGHGVNATHLAGRLLGEAISGQQGGRFDLFAKVPHTTFPGGQLLRSPLLALGMLWYRLKELV, from the coding sequence ATGGTCCACAGCGCGCAGCACGCCGCCTCCTACTACGCCGCCAGCAGCGCGCCCCACCCTGACCATCCGTTCCTGCAAGGCGAACACAGCGCCGACGTGTGCATCGTCGGCGGTGGCTATTCAGGCCTGAACACCGCCATCGAACTGGCCGAGCGCGGCTTGTCGGTGATCCTCCTGGAGGCACGCAAGCTCGGCTGGGGCGCCAGCGGCCGCAACGGCGGCCAGCTTATCCGCGGCGTCGGCCACGGCCTGGAGCAGTTTCTCCCGGTGATCGGTGAAGAAGGGGTTCGCAGCATGAAGCTCATGGGCCTGGAGGCCGTGGAGATCGTCCGCGACCGCGTCGAGCACCATGGCATCGACTGCGATTTGACCTGGGGCTACTGCGACCTGGCCAACAAGCCCGCCGAACTGGAGGGCTTCGCCGAAGACGCCGAGGAGCTGCGCAACCTGGGCTATCGCCACGAACTGCGACTGGTACAGCCCGGCGACATGCACTCGGTGGTGGGTTCGGGCCGCTATGTCGGCGGCCTGGTCGACATGGGTTCGGGCCACCTGCACCCGCTCAACCTGGCACTCGGCGAAGCCGCAGTGGCCAGCCGCCTGGGTGTCGGCCTGTACGAGCAGTCTGAAGTCACACGCATCGACTATGGCCCCGAGGTGAAGGTACACACCGCCCAGGGCCGGGTGCGCGCCAAGACCCTGGTGCTGTGCTGCAACGCCTACCACAACGACCTCAACCGCGAGCTGGGCGGCAAGGTGCTACCCGCCGGCAGCTACATCATCGCCACCGAACCCTTGGGTGAAGAACGCGCCCGCCAGTTGCTGCCGCAGAACATGGCGGTGTGCGACCAGCGCGTGGCACTGGACTACTACCGCCTGTCCGCCGACCAGCGCCTGCTGTTCGGCGGCGCCTGCCACTACTCCGGACGCGACCCGCAGGACATCGCCGCCTACATGCGGCCGAAGATGCTCAAGGTGTTCCCACAGTTGGCCGATGTGCGCATCGACTACCAGTGGGGCGGCATGATCGGCATCGGCGCCAACCGCCTGCCACAGATCGGCCGTCTGGCCAGCCAGCCCAACGTCTACTACGCCCAGGCCTATTCCGGCCATGGGGTCAACGCCACCCACCTGGCCGGACGCTTGCTCGGCGAGGCCATTAGCGGCCAGCAGGGTGGTCGTTTCGATCTGTTCGCCAAGGTGCCGCACACCACGTTCCCCGGCGGCCAGCTGCTACGCTCGCCGCTGCTGGCGCTGGGGATGCTCTGGTACCGGCTCAAGGAGCTGGTCTGA
- a CDS encoding phospholipase D family protein, whose product MRLQRALPLLLVLQLGLTGCASVGTPREVSQALPAGDSAFGRSVQRQAAPYEGRSGFRLLPNSNEAFRARAELIRNARTSIDLQYYIVHDGLSTRALVHELLRAADRGVRVRILLDDTTSDGLDNLMGTLAAHPNIHIRVFNPLHLGRSTGATRAVGRLFNLSRQHRRMHNKLFLVDNSMAIVGGRNLGDEYFDAEPNLNFTDIDLLGVGPVAEQLGHSFDQYWNSALSRPIGDFLWRQPDADDLFASRQRLEVSLAEARIKRKALYDRLMAYQSQPRLDVWRNELIWAHSQALWDAPSKVLADNEPDPRLLMSRQLAPELNGVHKELILVSAYFVPGEPGLLYLTSRADAGTSVKLLTNSLEATDVPAVHGGYAPYRRALLEHGVQLYELRRQPGAPRPRLGLHGSSDSSLHSKAMVFDRRKTFIGSFNFDPRSVLWNTEVGVLVDSPELAEYTRDLAVQGMAPALSYEVKLVDGKLAWATEDNGQGHMLVTEPGGIWRRFNAWISKAVGLEKML is encoded by the coding sequence TTGAGACTCCAGCGAGCTTTGCCTCTGCTGTTGGTGCTGCAGCTCGGCCTGACGGGCTGTGCCAGCGTCGGTACGCCCCGTGAAGTCAGCCAGGCCCTGCCGGCCGGCGATTCGGCGTTCGGCCGCTCGGTACAGCGCCAGGCCGCCCCCTACGAGGGGCGTTCGGGCTTTCGCCTGCTGCCCAACAGCAACGAAGCGTTCCGCGCCCGCGCCGAACTGATCCGCAACGCCCGGACAAGCATCGACCTGCAGTACTACATCGTCCACGACGGCCTCAGCACCCGCGCCCTGGTCCACGAACTGCTGCGCGCCGCCGACCGCGGCGTGCGCGTGCGCATACTGCTGGACGACACCACCAGCGACGGCCTGGACAACCTGATGGGTACCCTCGCCGCCCATCCGAACATTCACATCCGCGTGTTCAACCCATTGCACCTGGGCCGCAGCACTGGGGCTACCCGCGCCGTGGGGCGGCTGTTCAACCTGTCGCGCCAGCACCGGCGGATGCACAACAAGCTGTTCCTGGTGGACAACAGCATGGCCATCGTCGGCGGTCGTAACCTGGGCGACGAGTACTTCGACGCCGAGCCCAACCTCAACTTCACCGACATCGACCTGCTGGGCGTGGGCCCGGTGGCCGAGCAGCTCGGCCACAGCTTTGACCAGTACTGGAACAGCGCCCTGAGCCGCCCCATCGGCGATTTCCTCTGGCGCCAGCCTGATGCCGACGACCTGTTCGCCAGCCGCCAGCGCCTGGAAGTATCGCTGGCCGAGGCACGAATCAAGCGCAAGGCACTGTACGACCGCCTGATGGCCTATCAGTCGCAGCCGCGCCTGGACGTGTGGCGCAACGAACTGATCTGGGCCCACAGCCAGGCCTTGTGGGATGCACCGAGCAAGGTGCTTGCGGACAACGAACCAGATCCCCGATTGCTGATGAGCCGGCAGCTGGCCCCGGAGCTGAACGGCGTGCACAAGGAGCTGATCCTGGTCTCGGCCTATTTCGTGCCCGGCGAACCGGGGCTGCTGTACCTGACCAGCCGCGCCGACGCCGGCACCTCGGTCAAGCTGCTGACCAACTCCCTTGAAGCCACCGACGTACCGGCCGTGCACGGTGGCTACGCGCCCTACCGTCGCGCCCTGCTCGAACATGGCGTGCAACTGTACGAGCTGCGCCGCCAGCCCGGCGCCCCACGGCCGCGCCTGGGCTTGCATGGCAGCTCCGATTCCAGCCTGCACAGCAAGGCCATGGTGTTCGACCGCCGCAAGACCTTCATCGGTTCGTTCAACTTCGACCCACGCTCGGTGCTGTGGAACACCGAAGTCGGGGTGCTGGTGGACAGCCCGGAGCTGGCCGAATACACCCGCGATCTGGCCGTGCAGGGCATGGCGCCCGCGCTGAGCTACGAGGTGAAGCTGGTGGACGGGAAACTGGCCTGGGCGACCGAGGACAATGGCCAGGGGCATATGCTGGTGACCGAGCCCGGGGGGATATGGCGACGCTTCAATGCCTGGATCAGCAAGGCGGTCGGACTGGAGAAGATGTTGTAG
- a CDS encoding DUF1127 domain-containing protein: MGGLSDVRLQLLPGELEAGQRPKVFNAPAGLSRWGLMLHRWRTRRALLQLDDRQLRDIGLTWEQARREGRKPFWKD, from the coding sequence ATGGGTGGCTTGAGCGATGTGCGCTTGCAACTGTTGCCTGGTGAACTCGAGGCCGGGCAGCGGCCCAAGGTCTTCAATGCGCCGGCCGGCCTGAGTCGTTGGGGCCTGATGCTGCATCGCTGGCGGACCCGCAGGGCGCTGCTGCAGTTGGATGATCGGCAGTTGCGCGATATCGGGCTGACCTGGGAGCAGGCGAGACGGGAAGGGCGCAAGCCCTTCTGGAAGGACTGA
- a CDS encoding aminotransferase-like domain-containing protein, producing MTLYLNLAELLGSRIEQGLYRPGQRLPSVRALSVEHGVSLSTVQQAYRLLEDNGLVSPRPKSGYFVAEDRQLPALPDISRPAQRPVDISQWEQVLELVRATPRPDVIQLGRGMPDVDSPTLKPLLRSLAQISRRMDMPGLYYDNIHGNAQLREQIARLMLDSGCRLGPADLVVTTGCHEALSCSIRAVCQPGDIVAVDSPSFHGAMQTLKGLGMKALEIPTDPITGISLEALELALEQWPIKLIQITPSCNNPMGYIMPEARKKALLTLAQRYDVAILEDDVYGDLAYTYPRPRTIKSFDDDGRVLLCSSFSKTLAPGLRVGWVAPGRYLERVLHMKYISTGSTACQPQLAIADFIAEGHYQPHLRRMRSQYQRGRDQMCDWVTRYFPPGTRASRPQGGFMLWVELPESFDTLRLNRALLEQGVQIAVGSIFSASGKYRNCLRMNFAARPTAQIEAAVRKVGETALRLLEAEHGDG from the coding sequence GTGACGCTCTACCTCAACCTCGCCGAACTGCTCGGCTCGCGTATCGAGCAAGGCCTCTACCGCCCTGGCCAACGCCTGCCCTCGGTGCGCGCCCTGAGCGTCGAGCACGGGGTCAGCCTGAGCACCGTACAGCAGGCCTACCGCCTGCTGGAGGACAACGGCCTGGTATCGCCTCGGCCCAAGTCCGGCTATTTCGTCGCCGAGGATCGCCAGCTCCCCGCCCTGCCCGACATCAGCCGCCCCGCCCAGCGGCCTGTGGATATCTCCCAGTGGGAACAGGTGTTGGAGCTGGTCCGCGCCACCCCGCGCCCGGACGTGATCCAGCTCGGTCGCGGCATGCCCGACGTCGACAGTCCCACGCTCAAGCCACTGCTGCGCAGCCTGGCGCAGATCAGCCGGCGCATGGACATGCCCGGCCTGTACTACGACAACATCCACGGCAACGCCCAGCTGCGCGAGCAGATCGCCCGCCTGATGCTCGACTCCGGCTGCCGCCTGGGCCCGGCCGACCTGGTGGTGACCACCGGCTGCCACGAAGCACTGTCGTGCAGCATTCGCGCGGTGTGCCAGCCCGGCGACATCGTCGCGGTCGATTCGCCCAGCTTCCACGGCGCCATGCAGACGTTGAAGGGCCTAGGCATGAAAGCCCTGGAGATCCCCACCGACCCAATCACCGGCATCAGCCTGGAGGCCCTGGAACTGGCCCTTGAACAGTGGCCGATCAAGCTCATCCAGATCACCCCCAGCTGCAACAACCCGATGGGCTACATCATGCCCGAAGCGCGCAAGAAGGCCCTGCTGACCCTCGCCCAGCGCTATGACGTGGCGATCCTCGAAGACGATGTGTATGGCGATCTGGCGTACACCTACCCACGCCCGCGCACGATCAAGTCGTTCGACGACGATGGCCGCGTGCTGCTCTGCAGTTCGTTCTCCAAGACCCTGGCCCCGGGCCTGCGGGTCGGCTGGGTAGCCCCCGGGCGCTACCTGGAGCGGGTGCTGCACATGAAGTACATCAGCACCGGCAGCACCGCCTGCCAGCCGCAGCTGGCGATTGCCGACTTCATCGCCGAAGGCCACTACCAGCCACACCTGCGACGCATGCGCAGCCAGTACCAGCGCGGCCGCGACCAGATGTGCGACTGGGTGACCCGCTACTTTCCCCCGGGCACCCGCGCCAGCCGCCCGCAAGGTGGCTTCATGCTGTGGGTTGAATTGCCGGAAAGTTTCGATACGCTGCGCCTGAACCGCGCTTTACTGGAGCAGGGTGTGCAGATTGCCGTAGGCAGCATCTTCTCGGCCTCGGGCAAGTACCGGAACTGCCTGCGCATGAACTTCGCCGCCCGACCCACGGCGCAGATTGAAGCCGCCGTGCGCAAGGTCGGTGAAACCGCCCTTCGTCTACTGGAGGCCGAGCACGGCGACGGGTAA
- the rpmG gene encoding 50S ribosomal protein L33 — MRELIRLVSSAGTGHFYTTDKNKRTTPDKIEIKKYDPVVRKHVVYKEAKIK; from the coding sequence ATGCGTGAATTGATCCGTCTGGTTTCGAGTGCCGGCACCGGCCACTTCTACACCACCGACAAGAACAAGCGCACCACCCCGGACAAGATCGAGATCAAGAAATACGATCCGGTCGTCCGCAAGCACGTGGTGTACAAGGAAGCCAAGATCAAGTAA